TGCCGAGGCGTTCGCGGATGCCAATCTCACCGCGACCCAGCAAAGCTATCAGCAGGCGTTCACGGATACGCTCAAGCTCCAGCGATATCTGACGGTCATCACGCGCCCCTTGCCGACGGATCGGCCCACCAGCCCGAACACGCCGCTCTTGTTACTGGCGTCGCTGGCCGCGGGTCTTGCGCTCGCTCTTGTCGTACGCGTCGCCGTGATGCTCGGGCGCGAGTTCTTCAATGGTTAAGCCGAACACCCGTACTCCGTTCGACGCCTGCAGGTCTCTCGTAAAGAAAGGCGAGTGGACTGCCGGCCTTGCTGCGTACGCCGATGCGGTGCGAGCCGGCGCTATGCCTGATGCAGCGGCGCGCGTGCATCGCGCCATCGCGCAGATCCGCTCCGGCGAGAGCCGAGCCGCCGCGATTGACGCGCTGGATGCGTCGCTCATCCGCGCCGCCGACGCCCGCATCGACGTGAAGCGCCTCGTCGTATCGCCGCTGATTCGAGACGGCGCGCTGCACGATGCAGCCACCGTCCTCGCCGCGCTGGTCGACGCGTGGCCCGAGCTCGGCGACGAGCGGCGGATGCTCGCGAGCGTTCTCGGCCGCTTGCGGCGCTTGGATGAAGCGGTGGCTCACGCGGATGCCGCCGCGCGGATCGACCCGGACGAACCCGCTGCGCACGCGGCCTGCATCCAGTTGCGGCTCCAGGCGGGGCGCGTCGCAGAGGCGGCCGAACTGGCGCGCGCGAGCATCGACATGGCAGTCGCCCACGCCGCCCATGCGCACGCGTGGCTCACCGCGCTCACGCGCGCGGGTCACACGGAGCTCGCTGCGCGACTCGCATCGCGCCTCGACGCCGCCAGCGTGCCCAACGATCGCGCTGCGGCGGCCATCGTGCAGGCGCTGGCAAGCGACAACCGCGTCGGACTCGCGATATCAGCGGGAGAGGCCGCATTGCGCGCCGGGCTCGATGGCGCCGCGCTGCGTTCGCAACTGGGCCAGGCGTATCTGGCAAGCGGTGTCGCGGACGGCGGCCATGCGCGAGCACTCGAACATTTCGCTCGCGGCGTGGCGCTCGCGCCGAACGACATGCGGCTCATGACGCTCCATGGCGAGACGTTGCTGCGCGCGGGCCGTTATGAAGATGCCGTCACGCATTTGCAAAACGCGTGCGAGCGTTGTCCCGATCTTGCGCACACGCGAACATTACTCGCCCGGGCGTTGCGCCACTGCGGCCGCCACGCGGAATCGGCAGAGCACATGCTGACGCTCGCTTACCAGCGCCCGGACGATGAACGCGTACAGCGTCTCGCGATCGCGGCGCTGTCTCAGGCCGGAAGAAGAGAAGAAGCGTCCGGGCTTTACCGCACGCGTCTCGACGCGCGAGACCGCCTGCTGCCTTCTAATCTCGCACTCGCGATTGCGCAAATCGACGAGTGCATCGATGAAGTTAGCATTCCGAAGGAACGGCTCGATTGGGCGTGGTCGCTGCGCAACCATGCGGACCCGACGACGCGCGAAGCATGGGAGCGTTCAGCGCGCTGGGGACATCTCGTGGATCATCTGCTGCTCGAATGGCTCGAATGTCGCGATCATGCGATTGAAGAAGCCATGACCTTGCTCGACGATCTGGACGAAACCGAGCGGCGCTTCACGCCCTTGCTTGCCGGCGGAAAGGGCGTCGTGGTCGCGACCGCGCATGTCGGTCCCATGTATGCGGGGCTGATGGTACTCGAACTGCTCGGCATTCCATCGCGCTGGGTGGCGAGCATGCCGGGCGTCGCCACGGCGCATTACGCATCCGCGCTCATCTCCACGGCGGACCAGACCGAGGCGCAAGTGGCGCGGCAGTGCTTTCGCGCCCTTCAGTCGGGATTCGCGGTGTGTATCGCGGTCGATGGCGCGCCGAACCCCGCCGCGCCTCGCGTTCCGTTCGCCGGGCAGGAGATCACGTACTCGTCGTTCGCGGCGCGCGCCGCGTACCGGCTCGGCTTGCCTTCGGTCTTTATGCGCCTCGATGGCGCAACGGCAAGATCGTGCAGACGCTCGAAATGCTGCCCGCCGCCGAGCCCGGCGAGGATGTCGAGCGCTTTGCGCTTCGATGGCAGGAGGCCTATCTCGGCCATCTGCGCGCGCATCTGGCCGGAGCGCCGGAAGACCTGCGCCTGAGCGGCGGCCTGTGGCGTCATGTGCGTCCCATCGATCCGTCAGCGCATGCAACGAGCGCCGCATGCGATCACAACCTTTCGTGAATCAACTGAGCAGAACCTTATGCAGAAAGACACCCTGTTGAATGAATCGACGATGCCGACGTGGCTGCTGCACGAGTCGCAATCCGGCTTGCGCAATGCGCTCGCTGCACAGCGCTTTCGATGGCTCGTGACGGGCGCGGCGGGCTTCATCGGATCGAATCTTGTCGAGACGCTTCTCGTGCTCGGGCAGGACGTGCGCGGCATGGATAACTTCGCGACCGGCCATCAGCGCAATCTCGATGAGATCCGCTCGCGCGTCGGCGAAGCCCGCTGGCGCAATTTCAGCTTTCAGCAGGCGGATATCCGCGACGTTCGCGCATGCGATGCCGCCGTAGACGGCGTGGATTTCGTGCTGCATCAGGCCGCGCTCGGGTCGGTGCCGCGTTCGGTGAAAGACCCGATTACGTCGCACGATGTCAATGCAACGGGCTTTCTTAACATGCTCGATGCGTCGCGGCGGGCCGGCGTGCGCCGCTTCGTGTACGCCGCATCGAGTTCCACGTATGGCGACGAGCCGAATCTTCCGAAGCGCGAGGAGCGCATAGGCAATCCGCTGTCGCCGTATGCCGTCACCAAGCTCGTGAACGAGATCTATGCGGGCGTTTATGCGCGCACCTACGGATTCGCCTCCATCGGCCTGCGCTACTTCAACGCGTTCGGCCCGCGGCAGGACCCGGACGGCGCCTACGCGGCGGTGATCCCGAAGTGGATTGCCGCGATGCTTTCGGGCGACGACGTGCAGATCAACGGCGACGGCGAAACGAGCCGCGATTTCTGCTATGTCGGCAATGTCGTGCAGGCGAACTTGCGCGCGGCGCTTCGCGCGGAGCTTGGTTCGAGCGAGGTCTACAACGTCGCGGTGGGCGGACGCACGACGCTCAACGACCTCTTCCATGTGATCCGCGACGGTCTCGCGGCACTCGGCCACGCGTATCACAAGCAACCGGCGCACCGCGATTTCCGCGCGGGAGACGTGCGCCATTCGCAAGCGGACGTGTCGAAGGCGCAGCGGGAACTCGGTTACGTGCCGCTCATCGATTTGCGTGCGGGAATGAACGAGGCGCTGCCGTGGTACGTCGACTTCCTGACGAACACGAAGCGGGTGCGTGCATCATGAAGACTTACGCTTACCGTGAGCGCCTTCGCCGGGCGCTGCGCAATGGCATCGTTCGCACGATCGCGGCTGCGTCGATGGCCGCGTGCATGGCGGCATCCGCCGCGCCGCGCGATGCATGCGAGCG
Above is a window of Caballeronia sp. SL2Y3 DNA encoding:
- a CDS encoding tetratricopeptide repeat protein yields the protein MPDAAARVHRAIAQIRSGESRAAAIDALDASLIRAADARIDVKRLVVSPLIRDGALHDAATVLAALVDAWPELGDERRMLASVLGRLRRLDEAVAHADAAARIDPDEPAAHAACIQLRLQAGRVAEAAELARASIDMAVAHAAHAHAWLTALTRAGHTELAARLASRLDAASVPNDRAAAAIVQALASDNRVGLAISAGEAALRAGLDGAALRSQLGQAYLASGVADGGHARALEHFARGVALAPNDMRLMTLHGETLLRAGRYEDAVTHLQNACERCPDLAHTRTLLARALRHCGRHAESAEHMLTLAYQRPDDERVQRLAIAALSQAGRREEASGLYRTRLDARDRLLPSNLALAIAQIDECIDEVSIPKERLDWAWSLRNHADPTTREAWERSARWGHLVDHLLLEWLECRDHAIEEAMTLLDDLDETERRFTPLLAGGKGVVVATAHVGPMYAGLMVLELLGIPSRWVASMPGVATAHYASALISTADQTEAQVARQCFRALQSGFAVCIAVDGAPNPAAPRVPFAGQEITYSSFAARAAYRLGLPSVFMRLDGATARSCRRSKCCPPPSPARMSSALRFDGRRPISAICARIWPERRKTCA
- a CDS encoding SDR family oxidoreductase, encoding MPTWLLHESQSGLRNALAAQRFRWLVTGAAGFIGSNLVETLLVLGQDVRGMDNFATGHQRNLDEIRSRVGEARWRNFSFQQADIRDVRACDAAVDGVDFVLHQAALGSVPRSVKDPITSHDVNATGFLNMLDASRRAGVRRFVYAASSSTYGDEPNLPKREERIGNPLSPYAVTKLVNEIYAGVYARTYGFASIGLRYFNAFGPRQDPDGAYAAVIPKWIAAMLSGDDVQINGDGETSRDFCYVGNVVQANLRAALRAELGSSEVYNVAVGGRTTLNDLFHVIRDGLAALGHAYHKQPAHRDFRAGDVRHSQADVSKAQRELGYVPLIDLRAGMNEALPWYVDFLTNTKRVRAS